A genomic region of Xiphophorus couchianus chromosome 9, X_couchianus-1.0, whole genome shotgun sequence contains the following coding sequences:
- the kdm4aa gene encoding lysine-specific demethylase 4A isoform X2, with the protein MTTDTPDQTPNFRVMTFTPSKEEFKDFVRYVAFMESQGAHIAGIAKIIPPKGWKPRHTYDDIDDLLIPAPIQQVVTGQSGLFTQYNIQKKPMTVVEFQKTSNLAKFCSPRYVDFDELERKFWKNLTFNPPLYGADVSGTLFDPDVSEWNMAHLNTILDTVESESAVKIKGLTTPCLYFGMWKSAFPWHTEDMNLYSICYLHYGEPKSWYVVPPEHGRRLERLAKDALNTAMWLIYWFLPTGLEKLDCCMMMKTARAEA; encoded by the exons ATGACTACGGACACTCCAGACCAAACTCCTAATTTCAGGGTAATGACATTCACCCCCTCCAAAGAAGAGTTCAAGGACTTTGTTCGGTATGTTGCCTTCATGGAGTCACAAGGAGCTCACATAGCTGGAATTGCCAAA ATCATTCCACCTAAAGGCTGGAAACCAAGACATACATATGATGACATCGATGATCTGCTGATTCCTGCTCCAATACAGCAGGTGGTCACTGGCCAGTCAGGATTGTTCACGCAGTACAACATCCAGAAGAAACCAATGACTGTCGTTGAGTTTCAGAAGACCTCCAATTTGGCCAA GTTTTGCAGTCCCAGATATGTGGATTTTGATGAGCTGGAAAGGAAGTTTTGGAAGaacctgacctttaacccccCACTGTATGGAGCTGATGTCAGTGGAACACTGTTTGATCCA GATGTGTCTGAATGGAACATGGCTCATCTTAACACAATCCTGGACACTGTGGAGAGTGAGAGTGCAGTGAAGATAAAAGGACTTACCACCCCTTGCCTTTATTTTGGGATGTGGAAGAGTGCTTTTCCTTGGCACACAGAGGACATGAATCTTTACAGCATTTGCTACCTGCACTACGGCGAGCCCAAGTCATG GTATGTTGTCCCACCAGAGCATGGCAGAAGACTGGAGCGGCTTGCTAAAG ACGCCTTGAACACTGCAATGTGGCTAATATATTGGTTTTTACCAACGGGTTTGGAAAAGCTGGACTGCTGCATGATGATGAAGACGGCAAGAGCTGAAGCATGA